In one window of Kosmotoga pacifica DNA:
- a CDS encoding S8 family peptidase: MIPSEGRGLIRKLVPFLLLFVLLFHLAGCQKSYETNVRIHGRIRPFTGNIIDSPFVSRVFSGNTTFAGAEYIVKFQPNVANNAVSLNIPDHVQIVYELNIPHKGRYLLVRTDNPQELYSIPGVESVEENGKFKALKLPDDPLIAKQWYLTKIGVSNAWNKTTGSPLVVVAVVDSGVRLDHPDLQNIFLDSGYDFIDNDSDPTDPDKYSDYHGTHISGIISALTDNSEGIAGVCWGGEESIKLLPIRVLSASTGDALSVSSGIVYAVEHGAKVINLSLGSDTDFSIVRDAIEYAYENDVVVVAASGNDGKEGLLFPAAYSQTIAVGATAKSDLKAWYSNYGSEIDLVSPGGDYSDNDGDGLPDAILSTYDTNDYVYMAGTSMSAPQVSAAVALLLSKGFTGVEEVRQILKSTALDLGDPGDDLYFGAGLLQIDAAFDYAELNFEPAPFIIQAVDPYSNKPLANCVADFNGEFYLEVHQVPFYLQVWQDFDRDGEISPGDMFGYYGYEGGDVLAGIPATITSEGELNLEFFFAPILTYDHE, from the coding sequence ATGATTCCTTCAGAGGGACGTGGTCTTATAAGGAAGTTAGTACCTTTCCTTTTGTTGTTTGTGTTGTTATTTCATCTTGCAGGATGTCAAAAGAGTTATGAAACTAATGTCAGAATTCATGGGAGAATAAGACCTTTCACAGGCAACATTATTGATTCACCTTTTGTCTCTCGTGTTTTTTCTGGCAACACAACATTTGCTGGAGCGGAGTACATTGTAAAGTTCCAGCCAAATGTTGCCAACAATGCTGTTAGCCTCAATATTCCGGACCATGTGCAAATAGTTTATGAGCTCAATATACCCCATAAGGGGCGATATCTTCTCGTCAGGACCGATAATCCGCAGGAACTTTATTCGATTCCTGGTGTGGAATCTGTAGAAGAAAACGGAAAATTTAAGGCGCTAAAACTACCGGATGACCCGTTAATTGCAAAACAATGGTATCTTACAAAAATCGGTGTGTCCAACGCGTGGAATAAGACTACCGGTTCACCGCTTGTGGTTGTTGCGGTCGTGGATTCAGGTGTCAGACTCGATCATCCCGATCTGCAAAATATATTTCTTGACAGCGGCTATGATTTCATCGACAATGATTCAGACCCTACAGACCCGGACAAATACTCAGATTACCATGGGACACATATTTCAGGGATCATCTCCGCCCTGACAGATAATTCTGAAGGCATTGCCGGTGTCTGCTGGGGTGGCGAGGAAAGCATAAAACTTCTACCAATAAGGGTTCTCAGCGCCAGTACTGGTGATGCTTTGAGTGTTTCAAGTGGTATTGTTTATGCTGTTGAACACGGGGCTAAAGTCATAAACCTCAGCCTTGGGAGTGACACAGATTTCTCAATAGTTCGTGATGCTATTGAATACGCATATGAGAATGATGTCGTTGTTGTCGCAGCTTCAGGTAACGATGGCAAAGAGGGGTTGTTGTTTCCAGCTGCTTATTCGCAGACCATAGCGGTTGGAGCCACTGCAAAATCTGATTTGAAAGCCTGGTATTCTAATTATGGGAGCGAAATTGATCTTGTCTCACCAGGTGGTGATTACAGCGATAACGATGGAGATGGCTTACCAGATGCCATATTGAGCACTTACGATACAAATGATTACGTATACATGGCCGGAACCTCTATGTCTGCTCCTCAGGTTTCAGCAGCAGTTGCTTTACTCTTGAGTAAAGGTTTTACAGGTGTAGAAGAAGTCAGACAGATACTAAAGTCAACAGCACTTGACCTCGGTGATCCCGGCGATGATCTTTATTTTGGTGCAGGTCTCCTCCAGATTGACGCAGCGTTTGACTATGCTGAGCTAAATTTTGAACCTGCGCCGTTCATAATTCAAGCAGTAGACCCATATTCAAACAAACCACTCGCAAACTGTGTTGCGGACTTCAATGGGGAATTTTACCTTGAAGTTCATCAGGTACCTTTTTATCTGCAAGTGTGGCAAGATTTTGATCGTGACGGTGAAATATCTCCCGGTGATATGTTCGGTTATTATGGCTATGAAGGTGGCGATGTATTGGCTGGTATTCCAGCTACTATAACCAGCGAAGGAGAACTGAATTTAGAATTCTTTTTTGCACCTATTCTCACTTACGACCACGAATGA
- a CDS encoding prepilin peptidase: MPIVFFLFGLVFGSFFNALIYRLPRKEYTINSPRRSICPVCKHALSWKDNIPLFSYILLRGKCRYCGAKISFRYPLVEVLTALSFAVNASLFPLQQAIALSILTSGLIISSFIDLEHYLIPDTGIVLVGIGAGLYSFFSHQFPGILIEVLIVTGLMVAFFAISNAVRKDSFGFGDVELIAVLSLSVGLLGSLFVILFASISALLSYVILSVIKKKGFDKRAMIPFGPFISLGGYFTLLLIDHIKVLYGLN, from the coding sequence ATGCCGATAGTTTTTTTTCTTTTCGGGCTGGTTTTTGGAAGCTTTTTCAATGCCCTTATTTATAGGTTACCGAGAAAAGAATACACCATAAACAGTCCACGCAGAAGTATATGTCCGGTCTGTAAACATGCACTTTCGTGGAAAGACAACATCCCTTTGTTTAGCTATATCCTGTTGAGGGGAAAATGTCGCTATTGCGGCGCAAAAATCTCGTTCAGGTACCCTCTTGTTGAAGTGCTTACGGCTCTTTCATTTGCAGTAAATGCCTCGCTCTTTCCTCTTCAACAGGCCATTGCTCTATCTATCCTGACATCTGGATTGATCATATCTTCTTTCATCGACCTTGAGCACTACCTGATTCCTGATACTGGTATTGTGCTTGTGGGAATAGGTGCAGGTTTGTACTCCTTTTTTTCCCACCAGTTTCCTGGCATACTCATCGAAGTCTTAATTGTTACAGGACTCATGGTAGCCTTTTTTGCCATTTCGAATGCGGTTAGAAAGGATTCTTTTGGTTTCGGCGATGTCGAATTGATTGCCGTTCTTTCGCTTTCCGTTGGCCTTCTTGGATCACTGTTCGTAATCCTCTTTGCATCGATCTCTGCTCTTCTTTCCTACGTCATATTGTCAGTCATAAAGAAAAAGGGATTCGATAAAAGGGCCATGATACCCTTTGGCCCCTTTATATCGTTGGGAGGCTATTTTACGCTGTTATTGATTGACCACATTAAAGTCCTGTATGGATTAAACTGA
- a CDS encoding uracil-xanthine permease family protein, with amino-acid sequence MASQAKAVTLKTEEAASLNGIKLLIVGLQHAFTMFGATVLVPYLTGVPVNVALFTAGIGTLLFHLITRWKVPVFLGSSFAYIAPMIAVTLYYINQGPTQYDSIQTALSDGVNITPMLAYATGGILIAGFVKFGFGLLVKYIGIEKVKALFPPVISGTMITLIGLILSPVAVSMAASNWPLALTALGTAVIVRLYFKGFNRLIPVIWGIITGYLVAVITGNVDFSSVNSAGWIGIPGFFLPKFSLRAISIIVPVAIAPAIEHFGDVFAVSEVTGKKFYEDPGIHRTLMGDGLATSLGGFFGGPANTTYSENIGVLAITKIFNPWVMRIAAIFAIILSFVPKVGAIIQSIPTAVMGGIEILLFGMIATVGLKSLVSNRVKLDGRNLILVSVMLVFGLGGAKLSIGSFALEGLGLAALVGLILNALFTYTKASEE; translated from the coding sequence ATGGCATCACAGGCAAAGGCAGTAACGCTTAAAACGGAAGAAGCCGCTTCTTTGAATGGCATCAAACTGTTGATCGTTGGCCTTCAGCACGCGTTTACGATGTTTGGTGCGACGGTTTTAGTACCGTACCTTACCGGTGTTCCTGTGAACGTAGCGCTGTTTACTGCAGGAATCGGTACGCTTCTGTTTCATTTGATAACCCGCTGGAAAGTTCCAGTGTTCCTCGGCTCGAGTTTTGCATACATAGCCCCCATGATCGCCGTTACTCTTTATTACATCAACCAGGGACCTACGCAGTATGACTCCATACAGACTGCACTGAGTGATGGTGTAAACATAACTCCGATGCTTGCCTATGCTACGGGCGGTATCTTAATCGCAGGATTTGTGAAGTTCGGTTTTGGATTGCTCGTTAAATATATAGGAATCGAAAAAGTGAAAGCGTTGTTTCCACCTGTGATATCTGGCACCATGATTACACTGATAGGTCTTATTCTCAGCCCGGTTGCCGTGTCAATGGCTGCTTCAAATTGGCCACTTGCACTGACAGCCCTCGGAACAGCCGTGATAGTCAGGTTATATTTCAAAGGTTTTAACAGGCTAATCCCTGTGATATGGGGAATAATCACGGGTTATCTGGTTGCGGTGATAACGGGAAATGTGGACTTCTCCTCAGTTAACTCAGCGGGATGGATTGGAATACCGGGATTCTTTTTGCCCAAATTTTCGTTGAGGGCTATTTCAATAATCGTACCTGTTGCAATAGCTCCCGCAATTGAACATTTTGGGGATGTGTTCGCTGTTTCAGAAGTAACAGGAAAAAAATTTTATGAAGATCCAGGAATACACAGAACACTCATGGGAGACGGTTTAGCTACTTCTCTTGGTGGTTTTTTCGGTGGTCCAGCTAACACCACATACAGCGAAAATATAGGTGTTCTCGCTATAACGAAGATTTTCAATCCCTGGGTAATGAGAATAGCCGCCATCTTTGCCATAATCCTCTCTTTTGTTCCCAAAGTTGGAGCAATAATTCAGTCCATACCAACAGCCGTAATGGGTGGAATTGAGATACTGCTCTTCGGAATGATAGCCACAGTTGGTCTAAAATCTCTTGTGAGCAATCGAGTAAAGCTCGATGGAAGAAATTTGATACTGGTCTCTGTTATGCTGGTGTTTGGTCTCGGAGGAGCGAAACTCTCTATCGGTTCTTTTGCCCTTGAAGGGCTTGGACTCGCGGCATTGGTTGGATTGATCTTGAATGCGCTATTTACATACACAAAAGCTAGCGAAGAGTAA
- a CDS encoding tetratricopeptide repeat protein gives MEVYRIIHKGQVYDIDFLIPFSIAIVDLIYDGDLGAAREDLSGTSLEKSLDTIGRLSEKFECINPNLYAPIGPEEFKDYLDEVGVNLKMMKQGTFEGLHDRIMMLADRGEYDVAQKFLDLIYQEGVDNDVVAELKGTFYIEQGEIDRGIEWLKKALEKNPSLVSAYSTLGQTYFNLGKYDEAIKCWKKELELVPNHIVTYFMLADAYTLAGKRDEAVNILQKLVDNDENNLLAKYQLMELYEELSETDKAQELEKQILNAKPVYTNDIEIWARVQFKNGNYAKVKEVVEKFVSESPGFEYLKILLVIPEIKLGNEDAAKKIMSEFLDEKMWYYYGKKELFEEFLTPEERKVCELIK, from the coding sequence ATGGAAGTCTACAGGATTATTCATAAAGGACAAGTGTACGATATTGATTTTCTGATTCCTTTTTCCATTGCCATTGTCGACCTCATCTATGATGGCGATCTCGGTGCAGCGCGTGAAGATCTTTCAGGGACAAGTCTTGAAAAGTCTCTGGATACGATTGGAAGGTTGAGTGAAAAATTCGAGTGTATCAATCCGAATCTGTACGCTCCGATAGGTCCGGAAGAATTCAAAGATTACCTTGATGAGGTCGGAGTTAACCTGAAAATGATGAAACAGGGTACTTTTGAAGGACTGCATGACCGAATCATGATGCTCGCAGATAGAGGCGAGTACGATGTTGCGCAAAAATTCCTGGATTTGATTTACCAGGAGGGCGTTGACAACGACGTGGTTGCTGAACTGAAGGGAACTTTTTACATAGAACAGGGTGAAATAGATAGGGGAATTGAATGGCTTAAAAAAGCGCTGGAGAAAAATCCATCACTTGTGTCAGCCTATTCCACTCTCGGGCAGACATATTTCAATCTCGGAAAATACGATGAAGCGATTAAGTGCTGGAAGAAAGAGCTGGAACTGGTGCCAAATCACATCGTTACGTATTTCATGCTCGCTGATGCTTATACCCTGGCTGGAAAAAGGGATGAGGCGGTTAATATACTCCAAAAACTCGTTGATAATGATGAGAACAACTTACTTGCAAAATATCAGCTAATGGAACTGTACGAAGAACTTAGTGAAACAGATAAAGCCCAGGAACTGGAAAAGCAAATACTAAATGCGAAGCCCGTTTATACCAACGACATCGAAATATGGGCAAGGGTTCAATTCAAGAACGGTAACTATGCGAAGGTAAAAGAGGTCGTTGAAAAATTCGTCAGTGAATCCCCTGGATTCGAGTATCTCAAAATTCTGCTTGTTATTCCTGAGATCAAACTGGGAAATGAAGATGCGGCAAAGAAAATCATGAGTGAATTTCTTGACGAGAAGATGTGGTATTATTACGGAAAGAAAGAACTCTTTGAGGAATTTCTAACTCCAGAGGAAAGGAAAGTCTGTGAGCTGATCAAATAG
- a CDS encoding HD-GYP domain-containing protein: protein MRSEVEDFLLNASLNTFDIDSFKKLYSISSKKEREYLDSFKLLASDRSEFSEEELEGLRKLAAFIAKRGKVLKAYNIAKKIISLINVNSTQSLRFKLFYMMLCYELGKKEEAMEYARELLNEKHIPEELKSTYYNALGLVATYYPIGIDPVSTLRKAMNYNDNTGKLLAPYNLAEYFYHKGNFEESLRIVREIKLLASGYAKSMCLIMELKCLLVLNKIEEAERISRKLEQLNSEMPQRIDIGTSYVFLGHFYNKIGNSARAHDYLDKVYQLLQYEYTPYLYGEASALKAEILSSEDEHFKAIEAIIDAFQILRKERFLSPHIMKCLRSVLSELLEVFSKLIATLRKKDDYTASHTLRVSYFAYLLAKQMRYTTLQLFDLIVGAMLHDYGKVKIPDEILNKPGKLTDEEMNIIRLHPQYGMEFLQGLNFPDIVLHIVYMHHERIDGRGYPQGLKNGEIPEVAQIAAIADVFDALTTDRPYRKALTKREAIDFLISTKGKLANEELMDNFMNVLEQLKPRNYSTAFREIWKKTVDDLLTGNTEG from the coding sequence TTGAGAAGTGAGGTAGAAGACTTTCTACTGAACGCATCATTGAATACTTTTGACATTGATTCGTTTAAAAAACTTTATAGTATCTCTTCAAAAAAAGAAAGAGAATACCTCGATTCCTTCAAATTACTCGCTTCGGATAGATCAGAGTTTTCAGAAGAAGAATTAGAAGGCTTGAGGAAGCTTGCGGCTTTTATTGCCAAGCGCGGAAAAGTCTTAAAAGCCTACAATATCGCAAAAAAAATCATCAGTTTGATTAACGTCAATTCGACACAATCACTCAGGTTCAAACTTTTTTATATGATGCTCTGTTATGAACTTGGTAAAAAAGAGGAAGCAATGGAGTATGCAAGAGAATTACTAAATGAAAAACATATTCCTGAAGAACTAAAGTCAACGTATTATAATGCCCTTGGTCTTGTAGCTACCTATTACCCCATTGGGATTGATCCTGTATCAACCCTGAGAAAGGCGATGAATTATAATGACAATACTGGAAAATTACTCGCACCGTATAACTTGGCGGAATATTTTTATCATAAGGGAAATTTCGAAGAGTCGCTTAGAATAGTCCGTGAGATAAAACTGCTGGCTTCTGGCTATGCAAAAAGCATGTGTTTAATTATGGAGTTGAAATGTCTTCTTGTCCTTAACAAAATAGAAGAAGCTGAAAGAATTTCTCGTAAACTCGAACAATTAAATTCTGAAATGCCGCAGAGAATTGACATAGGTACGTCTTACGTATTTCTGGGCCATTTTTACAACAAAATCGGGAATAGTGCAAGAGCACATGACTATTTGGATAAGGTATACCAGCTTTTGCAGTATGAATATACTCCATATCTTTATGGCGAAGCCAGCGCGTTGAAAGCCGAGATCCTCAGCTCAGAAGACGAGCATTTTAAGGCTATTGAAGCTATTATAGATGCTTTTCAAATTTTGAGAAAGGAAAGATTTCTTTCTCCACATATTATGAAATGTCTTAGATCTGTTCTATCAGAGCTGCTGGAAGTCTTTTCAAAACTGATTGCTACACTCAGAAAAAAGGATGATTATACAGCAAGTCATACTCTGCGAGTATCTTATTTTGCCTACTTGTTGGCTAAACAAATGCGGTATACTACCCTTCAACTCTTTGATCTCATAGTGGGTGCTATGCTTCACGATTATGGAAAGGTAAAAATACCTGATGAAATACTGAACAAACCGGGGAAATTAACTGACGAAGAAATGAACATCATCAGGCTTCATCCCCAATACGGAATGGAATTTCTACAAGGTCTTAATTTTCCAGATATCGTTTTACATATAGTGTACATGCATCACGAACGTATAGATGGGAGAGGTTATCCGCAAGGGTTGAAAAACGGTGAAATCCCTGAAGTTGCTCAGATTGCCGCTATAGCAGATGTTTTCGACGCGTTGACGACCGATCGACCATATCGAAAAGCCCTAACTAAAAGGGAAGCTATCGATTTTCTGATTTCTACAAAAGGAAAGCTTGCGAATGAAGAACTCATGGACAATTTTATGAATGTGCTCGAACAACTAAAGCCAAGAAATTATAGCACCGCTTTCAGAGAGATCTGGAAAAAAACTGTTGATGATTTACTTACTGGAAATACAGAAGGATAA
- a CDS encoding type II secretion system protein, translated as MRKGFSLVELLIVLAVLAALIASITMVALNAVRKAKATQVAQNLKEITTSIENKIYLEGFDQLSEISSLSDLGRNIDDDYKLYLVTKPDGEILVNVIYNSLDTNVELVEEILPDATVTNSDVHYILQAGEIFYKITTSNKLKFAVSGTTITTIPKDSIYISKSVRIF; from the coding sequence GTGAGAAAAGGATTTTCTCTTGTCGAGCTTCTCATTGTTCTTGCGGTCCTTGCCGCTCTCATAGCTTCAATAACAATGGTAGCGTTGAACGCCGTTAGAAAGGCAAAAGCCACTCAGGTAGCTCAAAACCTCAAGGAAATCACGACCTCTATTGAAAACAAGATATATCTTGAAGGTTTTGATCAGCTTTCTGAAATCAGTTCTCTTTCTGACCTCGGTAGAAATATAGATGACGATTACAAACTCTACCTTGTGACAAAGCCCGATGGAGAAATCCTCGTAAATGTTATATACAATTCGCTGGATACAAACGTTGAACTTGTGGAAGAAATACTTCCTGATGCCACTGTGACTAATAGTGATGTTCATTATATCTTGCAGGCCGGAGAAATATTTTACAAAATAACTACGTCCAATAAATTGAAATTTGCCGTTTCAGGCACTACTATTACCACTATTCCGAAGGATTCTATTTACATAAGCAAGAGCGTTCGAATATTTTAG
- a CDS encoding glycosyltransferase, with the protein MRKLLFMIPSLKGGGVERVVSLLTTYFSKKYDVHIFLNDIDEIAYSFSGILHKIDIENSKLNKKPRFIRKIQALIHLISVIIKYRREMRILGPDVSVSFQPFQNVINVFSNRKAVISFGSHNMNYKFVNNNSVNNFLMNHTIKHARKIIVPSKGIEDLLINHFPANESKVVVIHNPIDINYIREKSKESPNTVFEEEIFGNPTIITAGRLEKEKAQWHLIRAFKRVRKKFPEAKLIILGKGSLKNRLIKLTKELELADAVHFQGFQRNPFSYIARSDVFVLSSLYEGFANVIVESMACGTPVISTDCESGPREIINPGFDRTSGSKIEYGKYGVLVPKCDERFKETGEDYSEEEHILGEAIVELLRNKELRDRYAKNGMKRAEDFDLSIMAKLYEKVLLEVQ; encoded by the coding sequence TTGAGAAAACTGCTTTTCATGATCCCTTCTTTGAAAGGTGGAGGGGTTGAAAGAGTAGTTAGTCTACTTACAACATACTTTTCTAAAAAATACGACGTTCATATTTTCTTGAACGATATAGATGAGATTGCTTATTCTTTCAGCGGCATATTGCATAAAATTGATATTGAAAATAGTAAATTGAATAAAAAGCCTAGATTTATAAGGAAGATACAAGCTTTGATACACCTGATATCTGTGATCATCAAGTATCGCAGGGAAATGAGAATTCTTGGACCTGATGTGTCAGTGAGCTTCCAGCCCTTTCAGAATGTAATCAACGTTTTTTCAAACAGAAAAGCTGTTATTAGCTTTGGATCCCATAACATGAATTACAAGTTTGTCAACAACAATTCCGTGAATAACTTCCTAATGAATCATACGATAAAGCACGCGAGAAAAATCATTGTGCCGTCTAAAGGCATTGAGGATCTTCTGATAAATCATTTCCCCGCAAATGAATCCAAAGTGGTAGTTATCCATAACCCCATAGATATTAACTATATTAGAGAGAAAAGTAAGGAATCTCCAAATACAGTGTTCGAAGAAGAAATCTTCGGGAATCCAACCATAATAACCGCTGGAAGGTTAGAAAAGGAAAAGGCCCAATGGCATCTAATTCGGGCATTTAAAAGGGTAAGAAAGAAATTTCCTGAAGCCAAACTAATTATTCTTGGCAAAGGGTCCTTAAAAAATAGGTTGATAAAACTAACGAAGGAGCTCGAATTAGCAGATGCCGTTCATTTTCAAGGCTTTCAGAGAAATCCCTTTTCATACATTGCCAGATCAGATGTTTTTGTGCTGTCCTCACTATATGAGGGATTCGCAAATGTAATAGTGGAATCAATGGCCTGTGGAACGCCTGTGATTTCAACCGATTGCGAATCAGGCCCAAGAGAGATTATCAACCCTGGTTTCGACAGAACCTCAGGCTCGAAGATAGAATACGGGAAATATGGAGTTCTGGTGCCAAAGTGTGATGAACGTTTTAAAGAAACTGGTGAAGATTACTCAGAAGAGGAGCATATTTTGGGAGAAGCGATTGTTGAACTACTAAGGAATAAAGAACTAAGAGATAGATATGCAAAGAACGGCATGAAAAGGGCAGAAGATTTCGATTTAAGTATAATGGCAAAACTTTATGAAAAGGTTCTATTGGAAGTTCAATGA
- a CDS encoding FKBP-type peptidyl-prolyl cis-trans isomerase, which produces MRNVEKGNTVRVHYTGKLENGGIFDSSINRSPLEFTVGAGQVIAGFDRAVIGMKVGDKKTITIPYQDAYGPHRDELVFTFSRETIPENFEPEVGQRLQLVTDDGRSVNVTVVEVTDTDVTLDANHPLAGKNLVFEIELVEILS; this is translated from the coding sequence ATGAGAAATGTCGAAAAAGGTAATACTGTAAGGGTACATTACACAGGAAAACTTGAGAATGGCGGGATTTTTGATTCTTCGATCAACCGTTCTCCTCTAGAATTTACTGTTGGAGCCGGCCAGGTAATTGCGGGTTTCGATAGAGCCGTTATTGGAATGAAGGTAGGGGACAAAAAGACTATAACCATACCTTACCAGGATGCCTATGGGCCTCACAGAGATGAACTCGTATTTACTTTCAGCAGAGAGACTATCCCTGAAAATTTCGAACCAGAAGTGGGGCAGAGACTTCAACTCGTAACTGATGATGGCAGATCTGTCAATGTAACAGTGGTTGAAGTCACAGATACAGATGTCACACTCGATGCGAATCATCCTCTCGCCGGGAAAAATCTTGTCTTCGAAATAGAACTCGTTGAGATTTTGAGTTGA
- a CDS encoding type II secretion system protein, with protein sequence MRRKDGFSLVELLIVLAVMAALIATITPVALNAIRKAKATQVAQNLKTLASAFENKVYVDGSAPSTLDSLARDINTSNYGLAYTESNGTYTVVVFTNEDVTLSQVQNVLADASGSGSTSGYSFLSDGLTSTTGGTVFYTFSFTAY encoded by the coding sequence ATGAGAAGAAAAGACGGATTTTCTCTCGTGGAACTTTTAATCGTTTTGGCTGTCATGGCCGCATTGATCGCCACAATCACTCCTGTGGCTCTTAATGCAATAAGAAAGGCTAAGGCTACACAGGTTGCGCAGAATTTAAAGACATTGGCAAGTGCTTTTGAAAACAAAGTTTACGTTGATGGCTCTGCCCCAAGTACTTTAGACTCACTTGCAAGAGACATTAATACAAGCAATTATGGCTTGGCCTACACCGAATCAAACGGTACCTACACTGTTGTTGTGTTCACTAATGAGGATGTTACACTTTCTCAGGTTCAGAATGTTTTGGCAGATGCTTCAGGATCAGGTTCAACATCCGGTTATAGTTTTCTTAGTGATGGTCTAACCAGCACAACTGGCGGTACTGTGTTCTACACATTCAGTTTCACAGCTTACTGA
- a CDS encoding lipid II flippase MurJ, producing MTAKSSDIIKDKRIVQSVAAGTIVITLFTLLSKTLGFVREIIIANLFGTSWRLDAVFIALTPVTTVIGIATGGIIAIFFPIYHELKFKNSEKAVRYAGSLLKLYSLVFILLGIIFYLIPDEIVKLFAPGFSNEILIYAARKLRYLSVLPLINGLQALLGALLRAERYFFQYGIAQLIFNFIAIPVIYLGAPYFSEASYVLAMILGNFFVLILYFSFSRRFFSLKGEFFLSETSQTFKLALPFMFSSSLSTINIVVDKMFVSTLPPGRVSSLQYSTTLLGIISTVVSIFAMTSFTELSEKVAAKDIEGACKRMKKTVTSSLNIAIPLTVWTIVMAEYLIRVVFQRGAFSAESTGLVSTALIGYSALLVIRPISTVSSNFLTTIKKVKWIFYIVPVSITANALFDWILMKPFAHAGVAASTSIVLFMSTFIKVRIVKHYGIEFVPIMRILKQITMAISTGLAIYFLKNILGSVEWLLVGNIVFMTLFIVMAHDELRTTISKIKSFLKKK from the coding sequence ATGACTGCAAAAAGTAGTGATATTATAAAAGACAAAAGAATTGTTCAGTCTGTTGCAGCAGGAACAATTGTCATAACTCTTTTTACATTGTTATCAAAGACCCTGGGCTTTGTCAGGGAGATTATCATCGCGAATTTGTTTGGCACCTCCTGGCGGCTCGATGCGGTTTTTATTGCTCTCACTCCTGTTACTACAGTTATAGGTATCGCAACAGGTGGTATCATCGCCATTTTTTTTCCTATATACCATGAATTGAAGTTCAAAAACAGTGAAAAAGCTGTCAGGTATGCTGGCAGCTTATTGAAGTTATATTCGTTGGTTTTTATACTACTCGGGATAATCTTCTATTTAATTCCGGATGAGATAGTCAAATTATTTGCTCCAGGATTTTCAAATGAGATACTTATTTATGCTGCGAGAAAACTGAGGTATTTATCTGTCCTACCCTTGATCAACGGCTTGCAGGCTCTCCTTGGAGCTTTATTAAGGGCAGAGCGTTATTTCTTTCAATACGGCATTGCTCAGTTGATCTTCAACTTCATCGCCATTCCTGTGATCTATTTGGGGGCACCCTATTTTTCTGAAGCTTCTTATGTCCTTGCAATGATTCTTGGTAATTTCTTTGTTCTCATTTTATATTTCAGTTTTTCAAGACGCTTCTTTTCCCTAAAGGGTGAATTTTTTCTTTCAGAGACTTCGCAGACGTTCAAACTAGCATTGCCTTTCATGTTCTCTTCAAGCCTTTCCACGATAAACATTGTTGTCGATAAGATGTTCGTCTCAACGCTGCCTCCAGGAAGGGTATCATCCCTGCAATATTCGACGACTCTTTTGGGGATCATTTCTACAGTAGTTTCTATATTTGCGATGACAAGTTTCACGGAACTTTCTGAGAAGGTTGCAGCGAAGGATATAGAAGGTGCATGTAAAAGAATGAAAAAGACCGTTACGAGCTCCCTGAACATCGCGATACCTTTGACTGTTTGGACAATAGTGATGGCGGAGTATCTCATACGGGTAGTGTTTCAACGCGGGGCGTTTTCAGCAGAGTCAACGGGGCTTGTTAGCACTGCCTTGATAGGTTACAGCGCGTTGCTGGTGATAAGGCCGATTTCAACGGTGAGCTCAAATTTTCTGACGACAATCAAAAAGGTGAAGTGGATTTTCTATATTGTCCCTGTTTCTATCACAGCAAACGCGCTTTTTGATTGGATTCTCATGAAGCCATTTGCGCATGCCGGTGTTGCTGCCAGCACATCTATAGTGCTGTTTATGAGCACTTTTATTAAGGTAAGGATTGTTAAGCATTACGGTATAGAATTTGTACCGATTATGAGGATATTGAAGCAGATAACCATGGCGATTTCAACCGGCTTAGCGATATATTTTTTGAAGAACATCCTTGGCTCAGTTGAGTGGCTATTGGTTGGAAACATCGTTTTCATGACACTTTTTATCGTTATGGCGCATGATGAACTTAGAACCACAATATCTAAAATAAAAAGCTTTTTGAAAAAGAAATGA